One region of Kwoniella pini CBS 10737 chromosome 6, complete sequence genomic DNA includes:
- a CDS encoding di-trans,poly-cis-decaprenylcistransferase, which produces MSITNQSFSPVKIKKSTILNEIVHFSFSIITSFLLYLISLGPIPQHIGFVMDGNRRYAKYLGKQVSEGHGEGFTALKRTLEICLRLRIRVVSVYAFAIDNFNRSEKEVSTLMRLAKDRLTELCQHGELLEEYGVKIKFIGQISLFPLDVQEAIKDMEEMTKNHKNGILNVCSPYSSRDEITSSIRQTIESINNNNNNDYNFDEELIIKKEKIKSNLLFNNLGTSKAISKVDNKLFKRPEENGKLDILVRTSNVKRLSDFMMWQASNDTQLHFVNTFWPEFGLSDMIPILLGWQQKQWMRQLGRS; this is translated from the exons atgtcaataacaaatcaatctttttcaccagtgaaaatcaaaaaatcaacaatattaaatgaaattgtacatttttcattttcaattataacTAGTTTTTTActttatttaatttcattaggACCAATTCCACAACATATTGGATTTGTTATGGATGGTAATAGACGTTATGCAAAATATTTAGGTAAACAAGTTTCAGAAGGACATGGAGAAGGATTTACAGCATTGAAAAGG ACACTTGAAATTTGCCTTAGATTAAGAATTAGAGTTGTATCTGTTTATGCATTtgcaattgataattttaatagatctgaaaaagaagtttCAACTTTAATGAGATTAGCTAAAGATAGATTAACTGAATTATGTCAACATGG tgaattattagaagaatatggagtaaaaataaaatttataggtcaaatttcattatttccATTAGATGTACAAGAAGCTATAAAAGATATGGAAGAAATGAcaaaaaatcataaaaa TGGAATATTAAATGTTTGTTCACCTTATTCATCTAGAGATGAAATAACAAGTTCAATTAGACAAACTATTGaatcaataaataataataacaataatgattataattttgatgaagaattaataattaaaaaagaaaaaattaaatcaaatttattatttaataatttaggTACATCAAaagcaatttcaaaagttgataataaattatttaaaagacctgaagaaaatggaaaattaGATATCTTAGTTAGAACTAGTAATGTTAAAAGATTAAGTGATTTTATGATGTGGcaa GCATCAAATGATACTCAATTACATTTTGTTAATACTTTTTGGCCAGAGTTCGGATTATCAGATATGATACCGATTTTATTAGGTTGGCAACAGAAACAATGGATGAGACAGCTTGGAAGGAGTTga